A region from the Spirochaetia bacterium 38H-sp genome encodes:
- the purN gene encoding phosphoribosylglycinamide formyltransferase: MFRIGVLVSGSGTNLQYIIDTIKQNKLDIKIEKVISDREAYALERAKKANIKTILVDRKIYKNKLSDKILEELGEDLDLIVLAGFLSILRGRILEVYKNRIINIHPSLIPSFCGEGMYGLKVHQAALDYGVKVSGCTVHIVDSGTDTGPIILQKTVPVYAEDTAETLQERIHQQEYIALEETIRLFAENRIKIEERKVYIK, from the coding sequence ATGTTTAGAATAGGCGTTCTGGTATCCGGAAGCGGAACCAATCTCCAATATATAATCGATACCATAAAACAAAACAAACTTGATATAAAAATAGAAAAAGTAATAAGTGACAGAGAAGCTTATGCCTTAGAGAGAGCGAAAAAAGCAAACATAAAAACTATTCTTGTTGACAGAAAAATCTATAAAAACAAACTTTCGGACAAAATACTGGAAGAACTGGGAGAAGACCTGGACTTGATAGTTCTTGCCGGCTTTTTGTCAATACTTAGAGGAAGAATACTTGAGGTATATAAAAATCGCATAATAAACATACACCCTTCCCTTATACCAAGTTTTTGCGGTGAGGGTATGTATGGTCTCAAGGTACATCAGGCAGCATTGGACTACGGCGTAAAGGTATCCGGCTGCACAGTACATATAGTAGACAGTGGAACTGATACAGGGCCCATAATCCTGCAAAAGACAGTACCAGTATATGCAGAAGACACTGCAGAAACCCTGCAAGAACGCATACATCAGCAGGAATATATTGCTCTAGAAGAAACAATAAGACTATTTGCAGAAAACAGGATAAAAATAGAGGAAAGGAAGGTGTATATAAAATGA
- the purM gene encoding phosphoribosylformylglycinamidine cyclo-ligase, producing MKEKKDSLTYKAAGVDIEEGYKTVQSIKKEVESTFDSNVMDGIGSFAGMYALAGYREPVLVSGTDGVGTKLEVEFAMDRYENAGIDCVAMCVNDILCHGAKPLFFLDYLACGKLEAEKAARLVKGIAEGCRQADCSLIGGETAEMPGFYPPGKYDIAGFAVGVVEKSTIINGSNIQEGDLLIGLASSGVHSNGFSLVRKAVTNYEEKYNGHIAGELLVTPTKIYVKPILGLLTKLPGAVKGMAHITGGGFRENIPRMFREDFTAVIKKGSWEILPVFKYLMSKGISEEEMYNTFNMGIGFVLTITPEAKDAVIKYMENIGIKATQIGIIKKGKKGICLE from the coding sequence ATGAAAGAAAAAAAAGATTCTCTCACCTATAAGGCTGCAGGTGTAGATATAGAAGAAGGATATAAAACCGTCCAGAGCATAAAAAAAGAGGTTGAGAGTACATTTGACAGCAATGTCATGGATGGAATAGGCAGTTTTGCCGGTATGTATGCTCTTGCAGGCTACAGAGAGCCTGTTCTTGTCTCAGGTACGGATGGTGTTGGGACAAAGCTTGAGGTTGAGTTTGCAATGGACCGTTATGAAAATGCCGGTATAGACTGCGTTGCAATGTGCGTCAACGATATACTCTGCCATGGAGCAAAACCGCTTTTCTTTCTTGATTATCTTGCCTGTGGAAAGCTGGAGGCAGAAAAGGCGGCCAGGCTGGTAAAAGGCATTGCGGAAGGCTGCAGACAGGCAGATTGTTCTCTGATTGGCGGAGAGACAGCAGAGATGCCTGGATTCTATCCTCCTGGTAAATATGATATAGCAGGCTTTGCCGTAGGTGTCGTAGAAAAATCCACAATAATAAACGGAAGCAATATACAAGAAGGAGACCTTTTGATAGGGCTGGCATCAAGCGGTGTCCATAGCAATGGCTTTTCCCTTGTTAGAAAAGCGGTTACAAACTATGAGGAAAAATATAATGGGCATATTGCGGGAGAACTTCTTGTAACGCCTACAAAAATATATGTAAAACCCATTCTTGGTCTTCTTACAAAGCTGCCTGGTGCTGTTAAAGGTATGGCTCACATAACAGGAGGCGGTTTTAGAGAAAACATTCCCAGAATGTTTAGAGAAGATTTTACAGCGGTTATAAAAAAAGGAAGCTGGGAAATACTGCCAGTATTTAAATACCTAATGAGTAAAGGAATATCAGAAGAAGAGATGTACAACACCTTTAATATGGGTATAGGATTTGTCCTGACAATAACCCCAGAGGCAAAAGATGCGGTAATAAAATACATGGAAAACATTGGTATAAAAGCTACACAGATAGGTATTATAAAAAAAGGGAAAAAAGGCATATGTTTAGAATAG
- the purF gene encoding amidophosphoribosyltransferase, protein MSFFNDKIKDECGVFGVFSRKAMPVAHITYYGIYSLQHRGQESAGIAVAHDDNKIDVHKGMGLVSEVFEEKHLEKMTGYAAIGHARYSTTGSSNIANAQPLLGQSIIGPIAIAHNGNLINADVLRELMEESGAVFQTTNDSEVVLNLVSRRARKGLEDALKSSIQVIRGSYAIVMLTPNSLIGVRDPHGIRPLCIGTLDDGYVLASESCALDAVGASFLRDVEPGEIVIINDKGITSIKSVERTHLSTCSFEYIYFSRPDTILDGRSVYITRKEAGRILYRESPVDADLVSGVPDSGIVAAEGWSEESGVPYAQTLIKNKYVGRSFIAPTQELREKVVHVKLNVLRPNVEGKRIVLIDDSIVRGTTSRRLVRMLKEAGAKEVHFRIAAPPVMYPCYFGIDIPTRAELIAVGKSTDEVAAALGADSLAYISTEGLLKSIGGGHPYCTGCFTGTYPMSAAIEKGKYTME, encoded by the coding sequence GTGAGCTTCTTTAATGATAAGATTAAGGATGAGTGCGGGGTTTTTGGAGTATTCAGCAGGAAGGCTATGCCTGTTGCTCATATAACTTATTATGGGATTTATTCTTTGCAGCATCGTGGTCAGGAAAGTGCAGGTATTGCCGTTGCTCATGATGATAATAAAATAGATGTCCATAAGGGGATGGGGCTTGTATCAGAAGTATTTGAAGAGAAGCATCTGGAAAAGATGACAGGTTATGCTGCAATTGGTCATGCCAGGTATTCCACTACAGGCTCAAGCAATATTGCCAATGCACAACCTCTTCTTGGTCAATCCATAATAGGTCCTATTGCTATTGCTCATAATGGTAATCTTATCAATGCGGATGTACTGCGTGAGCTTATGGAGGAAAGCGGAGCTGTTTTTCAGACTACAAATGATTCTGAGGTTGTACTCAATCTTGTATCAAGGCGAGCAAGAAAGGGGCTAGAAGATGCTCTTAAGAGCAGTATACAGGTGATACGGGGGTCCTATGCCATAGTTATGCTTACTCCCAATAGCCTTATAGGTGTAAGGGATCCTCACGGAATACGGCCTCTATGTATAGGTACTCTGGATGATGGCTATGTTCTTGCTTCCGAGAGTTGTGCTCTTGATGCGGTAGGAGCTAGTTTTTTGCGGGATGTGGAACCGGGAGAGATTGTAATTATAAATGACAAAGGGATAACAAGCATAAAGAGTGTAGAAAGAACTCATCTGTCCACATGTTCTTTTGAATATATTTATTTTTCTAGGCCGGATACTATTCTTGATGGTAGAAGTGTTTACATAACAAGAAAGGAAGCCGGCAGAATTCTATACAGAGAAAGTCCTGTTGATGCAGACCTTGTAAGCGGAGTTCCAGACTCAGGTATTGTTGCTGCAGAAGGCTGGTCAGAGGAGTCCGGTGTCCCATATGCTCAGACACTTATCAAGAACAAGTATGTGGGTCGTTCTTTTATAGCTCCGACACAGGAGCTAAGAGAAAAGGTTGTACACGTAAAACTAAATGTCTTAAGGCCCAATGTAGAGGGCAAGCGTATAGTTTTGATTGATGATTCCATAGTTAGAGGTACTACCAGCAGGAGGCTGGTAAGAATGTTAAAAGAGGCAGGGGCAAAAGAGGTGCATTTTAGGATTGCAGCACCGCCTGTTATGTATCCCTGTTACTTTGGCATAGATATTCCCACCAGAGCAGAGCTTATAGCAGTAGGAAAGTCTACTGATGAGGTGGCGGCAGCACTAGGTGCCGACTCTTTGGCATATATCAGCACAGAAGGGCTTCTTAAATCCATAGGCGGAGGGCATCCGTATTGTACTGGTTGTTTTACTGGGACATATCCTATGTCCGCCGCAATAGAAAAAGGAAAATATACAATGGAGTAA
- the gltA gene encoding NADPH-dependent glutamate synthase, translated as MSEKFFTQDELDVIAKNILADIEGKELTNKERLAIPLQKMPERAPEERRSSVEEVALGYSEAQAVVEANRCLDCKNAPCIEGCPVSIDIPSFISEIQKRDFKAAVDVIKRTNLLPSVCGRVCPQERQCQAACTVGKVFKDPLKAVSIGRLERFVADWERTSGEYSLPDVAPDSGFNVAVVGSGPAGLSAAVELRRLGHAVTVFDAFPKAGGVMVYGIPEFRLPKVLVKEEIAHLEQLGVRFVYDFLIGKTRTLSQLLEEDGFDAIFIGAGAGLPKFPGIEGEDLVGVFSANEYLTRANLLKAYDREKADTPVYPAKRVAVVGGGNVAMDAARMALRLGADKVFVVYRRTEKEMPARREEVIHAMEEGIEFLFLQNISRIIGDEHGRVVAAECVSYELGEPDESGRARPVLVKGSEHVLELDAVIFALGNLAHPLIRTTMPEVKVNSRGNIVADDNLCTSHPRIFAGGDIVTGAATVIEAMGAGRRAAKSIDSFLRSSH; from the coding sequence ATGTCAGAGAAGTTTTTTACTCAGGATGAACTTGATGTTATTGCAAAGAATATCCTTGCTGATATAGAGGGTAAGGAGCTTACCAATAAAGAAAGGCTTGCGATTCCTCTGCAGAAAATGCCGGAGAGAGCGCCTGAGGAAAGGCGTTCTTCTGTTGAGGAGGTTGCCTTGGGATATTCCGAAGCTCAGGCTGTTGTGGAGGCTAACAGATGTCTTGATTGTAAGAATGCTCCATGCATAGAAGGTTGTCCTGTTTCTATAGATATTCCTTCTTTTATTTCTGAGATACAGAAGAGGGATTTTAAGGCTGCTGTTGATGTTATAAAGCGCACAAATCTGCTTCCTTCTGTTTGCGGTAGGGTTTGTCCACAGGAGAGACAGTGTCAGGCTGCTTGTACTGTTGGTAAAGTGTTTAAAGACCCTCTTAAGGCTGTGTCCATAGGTAGGCTTGAGCGCTTTGTTGCGGACTGGGAGAGAACTAGTGGTGAGTATTCTCTTCCTGATGTGGCTCCTGATAGTGGTTTTAATGTTGCTGTTGTCGGCAGTGGTCCTGCGGGTCTTAGTGCTGCTGTTGAGCTTAGAAGGCTTGGGCATGCAGTTACTGTTTTTGATGCTTTTCCCAAGGCTGGCGGTGTTATGGTCTATGGTATACCCGAGTTTAGGCTTCCTAAAGTTCTTGTAAAGGAGGAGATTGCTCATCTAGAACAATTGGGTGTCAGGTTTGTATATGATTTTCTGATTGGTAAGACCCGTACTCTTTCTCAACTTCTTGAGGAGGATGGTTTTGATGCTATTTTTATAGGTGCAGGGGCCGGGCTTCCAAAATTTCCTGGGATTGAGGGTGAGGATCTTGTTGGTGTTTTTTCTGCTAATGAATATCTCACACGTGCCAATCTTCTCAAGGCTTATGATAGAGAAAAAGCTGATACTCCTGTTTATCCTGCAAAGCGGGTTGCTGTTGTAGGTGGTGGTAATGTTGCTATGGATGCAGCTCGTATGGCGCTTAGGCTGGGTGCGGATAAGGTGTTTGTTGTTTATCGCAGAACAGAGAAAGAGATGCCTGCCAGGCGAGAAGAGGTTATTCATGCGATGGAAGAGGGAATTGAGTTTTTGTTTTTGCAGAATATTTCTAGGATAATCGGTGATGAACATGGCAGGGTTGTTGCTGCAGAGTGTGTATCTTATGAGCTGGGGGAACCCGATGAGAGCGGCCGCGCAAGACCTGTGCTTGTTAAGGGCAGTGAGCATGTGCTTGAGCTTGATGCTGTTATCTTTGCACTTGGAAACCTAGCTCATCCTCTTATAAGAACCACTATGCCAGAGGTAAAGGTTAACTCAAGGGGCAATATTGTTGCAGATGATAATCTTTGTACTTCTCATCCTAGGATTTTTGCAGGTGGAGATATCGTAACTGGTGCTGCGACTGTCATAGAGGCTATGGGGGCAGGACGCCGTGCTGCAAAAAGTATAGATAGTTTTTTAAGGTCTTCTCACTAA
- the purD gene encoding phosphoribosylamine--glycine ligase, with product MKMMIIGSGGREHALAWKCAQSPKIQKIYCCPGNGGTATLEKAENIDISDYQKMADFAKEEGVELVMVGPEAPLVEGISDIFQKERIPIIGPVKEAAMLEGSKAFAKEFMKKYNVATADYIITDSYDKAMDFVRTANYPLVIKADGLAAGKGVRIIDNRQDAERTIKEYMIEKIFGDAGTKIVIEEYLTGIEASILSITDGSTIIPFISAQDHKPIGEGNTGDNTGGMGVIAPNPAVDKKVMADFTENIMKPTLEGIKKEGWDFRGIIFFGIMITKKGAKLLEYNVRFGDPETQALLPMLKTDLIDILTACWEKKLHTIELQWNAQHSCCVVAASGGYPGSYKKGYPIEGLEKTKNTIFIAGAKKEGEKLITSGGRVLAVCATGSTREEARKKAYSDMQKIHFTDIYYRKDIGTILPKTSQ from the coding sequence ATGAAGATGATGATAATAGGAAGCGGTGGTAGAGAACATGCTCTTGCATGGAAATGTGCACAGTCCCCCAAAATACAAAAAATATACTGCTGCCCTGGTAATGGAGGAACTGCTACACTGGAAAAAGCAGAGAACATAGACATATCTGACTACCAAAAAATGGCGGACTTTGCAAAAGAAGAAGGGGTAGAACTAGTAATGGTAGGACCAGAAGCTCCCCTTGTAGAAGGGATATCGGATATATTCCAAAAAGAAAGAATACCTATCATAGGTCCAGTAAAAGAAGCCGCAATGCTGGAAGGAAGCAAAGCCTTTGCCAAAGAGTTTATGAAAAAATATAATGTTGCAACCGCAGATTACATAATAACTGACTCATATGACAAAGCAATGGACTTTGTAAGAACTGCTAACTATCCTCTGGTAATAAAAGCGGACGGACTTGCTGCAGGAAAAGGAGTTAGAATAATAGACAATCGTCAGGATGCAGAAAGAACCATAAAAGAGTACATGATAGAAAAAATATTCGGTGATGCGGGAACAAAAATAGTAATAGAAGAATACCTCACAGGCATAGAAGCCTCCATTCTGAGCATAACCGACGGCAGCACCATAATCCCGTTTATCTCAGCCCAGGACCATAAACCCATAGGAGAAGGAAACACAGGTGACAACACAGGCGGAATGGGCGTAATAGCACCCAACCCCGCAGTGGACAAAAAGGTCATGGCAGACTTTACAGAAAACATCATGAAACCCACCTTAGAAGGCATAAAAAAAGAGGGCTGGGACTTTAGAGGCATAATATTTTTTGGCATCATGATAACAAAAAAAGGTGCAAAATTACTCGAATATAATGTACGCTTTGGCGACCCTGAGACACAAGCGTTGCTGCCAATGCTCAAGACAGACCTTATAGATATCCTTACAGCCTGCTGGGAGAAAAAACTCCACACAATAGAACTGCAATGGAATGCACAACACTCTTGCTGCGTAGTTGCAGCATCTGGAGGCTATCCGGGCTCGTACAAAAAGGGCTATCCAATAGAAGGCCTAGAAAAAACAAAAAACACAATCTTCATAGCAGGCGCAAAAAAAGAAGGAGAAAAACTCATAACAAGCGGCGGCCGCGTACTTGCAGTATGTGCAACAGGCAGTACAAGAGAAGAAGCAAGAAAAAAAGCCTACTCAGACATGCAAAAAATACACTTTACAGACATATACTACAGAAAAGACATAGGCACAATACTACCCAAAACCAGTCAATAA